Below is a genomic region from Cydia strobilella chromosome 1, ilCydStro3.1, whole genome shotgun sequence.
gtactacccATGGTATAATTCTAGTCTAGTgtggtgtagtgtagtgtactcGTACCACAACATTGTGCTGTAACATAAGCTTattatttagaattttagacTATTATCATACAGTCAGATTCTTTGGCTCGCGTGAATCCTGAAACaaaaaatagtaattattaagataaaataaagtaaGCGAATCACCtagcctttttttttttgacgcaggggtaaatgcatttacgcatctcgccccccgggcaatggggaagcccattgggggtggtatgtggggctcgctcctcccaaggctccctctgttagtcagagagagaggaggagaatacccactaaaatcccctgcggcgtttccgtcacCTGCCGTTGACGGGAGGCGCCATGTGATCGCTAGCATTCTAACCACGACGCCTCCCCAAACATTCTAACCACGACGCCTCCCcatttgacgcaggggtaaatgcatttacgcatctagcttattatttagaattttagacTATTATCATACAGTCAGATTCTTTGGCTCGCGTGAATCCTGaaacaaaaaatagttattattaagataaaataaagtaaGCGAATCACCTAGCCTAACTAAACAAGTgaacctgccgggctagcacatgatgggcgcgagagtatctcgccgcgacatagactacccgtccctctttaattcatacagttagtaaaagacgggtattctatctcgcggcgagatactgtcgcgccaatcatgtgctcggcctactggtaaGGCAGGAATATTGATATTGGTTTTGATAAATTGGCTTCAGATATTTTGGGAAGCTATTATTTGGACAGCCATGCTTGagcaataactttttttgaaaattcgtATTTTTAAGACCACTCAACTCTAAATGAAAGTTGTCCTCCCTAAAGATTGCCTAGATGCTCTTCTACCGTAGactcatacttttattacttaactttgaacaaaaaaataaccgactacattttttttaaatgccatCATTCTATAGTCCTCAATCCTCATCAGCAATTCCACTTAATAGAATATTGATTTCCGATACTAAATGTACCAAAAATGCCAAATTTACTAATATGCCTATAATATTTGAAGGGTTCCCTTTATTTCTCTAGGATTTCGTCATCTGATCCTGACTGGATGACAAtgggataaaataaaaagcatatactttgaaacaaaaaaaaaacctaatcgGTATATCGAGTGATCGgtgaacatataaaaaaagattGCTCACCGACTTctaaaaaggaggttctcattCTTTTTTTGAAGCCAGTGAAAAAAACCTGTAACGGTGAAAGCGCTTTTACTGTTCTTCCTTTacccttattaatatttctAGATTGGGCACATAGCCTACCTACTTTCCTAAGTCGcctgaccttattacaaaaaagATTATTTACCTGGTCATTCGAGTAATCCGGTGCCGGGTTGGCAATCGACGGCGAGGAGGAGCTAGACGTTAATGTAGAGCACGGCTGATGCCAGCTTCTGTCTACGGGTATCTGATTGCGTTGAATGATACACGATGGTCTCATTTCATTTTGCCTAATTGTTGAACAACGATTTAGCATACAAGCCTTATCATCATTACAACAACAGGATCCTCTCCTCTCTTCATCTGGACTGATCGCGTCATATCTGCTCATGCCGAATTTATGATCAGCTTTATTCAAATTTATCGGTCGAATCTGCGGAGCGTTAATTCGAGGGTCTTCTCTATCTGCGAGGTATAAGTAATCAGGGTGTAAAGAGTGTTGCGTATCGTACCCGTTGTCGTAGTGGCCCCAATGAGCTGGAGTCTTCATTTGTAAAGGCCAACCTTCAATGAGACAAGCATATGCTCTTTTGGCATTAATCTCGTGCACCCTGTTcgcttttattttacttttatcttCTATAATCATTTTCGACCTCCGATGCAGGAGATCCAGGTAGCTTACTCTCCGAGAAGGAAAGGCTTCTAACAATTTGTCTTTCCATTCGGGCCAGGTCAAATTGTCACTGTGACGTATTGACGAGAGCCAATCTTTAGCTATTCCAGTTAACCTCTTTTGCATGTAAAATGCTTTCACAGTGTCCGACCAATTATATTTGAAACCGAGAAGATCAATATTGTTAATCCATTCCTGCGTTAATAATTCTGGATTTTCTGGGTCAAATAAAGGTATCGCATCAGCTCTTCCACCGACATCAGCCTGGCCTGACGCAGTATGATCAGACTTGACATCCGTTTGGGAGGTGATGTGGTCTTCCTTCGAGTTGCGCCCTCGCTTCTGATGGCTGTCTTCAGGGCTGCCGGGAGACTGCCGGTGCATTCTTATTTGTTTCAATGATATCCTTGGCTTCTCCaattctgaaataaaaaatggGATTACGATTCGGTGTGCATTTGAAATAGTTTTCAAGGAAGACATTCACTTCGTATATAGCCACTTAGTTGATAAAGCTTTATGTGATAAAATATACCTTTTAAATGTATGTCTGGAGAAGAATTGTATTAATGAACTACGAacttatttaattaacaatttcatTTCCTATTAATCTGATTATGTTAGTTAGGTACATCATATCGTGATCTGAGGCCGGCCACCGAAACATAAAATTACCAAGAATTGTAGGTATGTTAGTTGAACAATATACGTAACGTTGCACTGCTCCAACAGGACGGCAGCCACGGCAGGTGAATTCCACAAATGCAGACCAACGACACCAAGTATATTTTAGAAATGCGTATGTATGCCGTAACTATTAGTAAAATTCCATCACCATCTTGCATTAAATAGTATATGAAAAACAAAGCACAAATAAAACCACAACAATAATGACTTAATGAGTAACAAATAGAAAAAGTTGCTTATTTGGTTACTTAACTTGTTTTTTGGCGGCGCCCGTAGCTTACGCTTGGCTTCATGAAGAGGGACACAAACTCTTGTAGCTTTTGTCGTAACTGGCGCTGTGGCATAACAAGAACACCAAGCGAGAGGACTCTTTACAGTGATTACAACCGCGCCAGGTAGGAAACAATAACAGAAAGAAATTATTAACAACGACGCGATAAGTAGGCATGGAATaattagtacattgtgcaacgaaaTAAAATTTTGCAAACGAGGTCTATACATTCAGGACCCCCGCacaggctggagtgaattaaagactcgagtttgcaatatttgaacccccggagttacacacaatgtttttcatcacacttgcaaagaaaaaactaaatttaaagcGAAATATTTCTTTAATACATGACATTTcaattcgtccgccatattgacATTTTTTGACTGGTTAGGCATTGAAGGCACGAACCCGaaaacattttgtaaaaaaaaattaaacgtctattaaattaatcaaattaaatatttttaaacataaacaaaacaattaaattataaacgttagtatttaaaaagtatattcattttataccttgactttatcaagtattttacttagaaccttacttggttcgtatgagttACTGCGCaagtgtaaagaaaaaaaaaacattcagtgTGCGAAGTTTTTCCCCtactttttataataaatcTTAGGTAGATGTAGTGTAGTAAACTTCACCTgcatgtgcattgcgtctcactctcattaagcaaaatgtgacaCGCAAAtacacacaaatacacattggactaAGATATTGTACAGGTGGAATAGCAACCTTAGGCTCGGCCGGCCTACGTTCGTGTCTGCGGGTCATTTTTcgttcattcattcttttaaaattatgacttcagtccagtgggactatttcgccaatTAAATACGACtaaattgtacggttagtataAGACCAGTGCACGGGcattttattagctcttgtataTGTAaggcgatagctggactttacaggGGCCACGTGGGGCTACTTGGCGTTGACACCagaacggtggataaactcgtatctagattaattcttcattatccgcacacttctacattagtttactgcataataagctatcagtattacattttaaataacgTTAACgagcaaaaacaaagaaattaatcacgacccgatatcaccaagatggcggtcgacaAGCAATTCCCGGGTTATTTTTATCGATCGGTGTTTTCTGTCATATTTAGTATATGATATGACATGCAAGAATTTATTCTTCTCCTCTAAACTTCTACTAAACTACTTTTTTCGTTTCTTTTATTATAAAGAAGCGTCTGTCACGAAACTATAGTTTCCAATGAAAGTGATATAAATGCAAAACTGTAGGTACCGACGTTTTTAGCGGGAGTTGAACCCTTGCGGGTTGCGGGTGGGCCAAGGTTGCCCTTGGCTTCACCGGAGCCAAATGCTCTTAACCGATTGAGCTACCGGCTACAGGGAGCGCTATGGCCCCAGAACTTTCAATCGTATTTTATACTACGCCTTCAGGAGGCTAATCTGGTAAGGGGTTCAAGTCGCGCTCGGAccatttagtatttatttatatttaacgaagatagaattaaaagaaaaatctAACTTTTATTTCCAATTGATAAACAAGAAAGATAAATTGCACCATTTTAGGGAATAGTTAAtaatttcgatgctagtgcggatagtatgtcattacttcacgagtaccgagatatctggccacgagccgtaggcgagtggcaagactcgagacgagtgaagaatgacatttccgcacgtgtatcgaacgacgtttttaatatagttgcgaaaaaataagaaaagcaacaagaatggaattcggaacttttttattattaattctgtgacatcattgacattgacattatgaagaggtgtttttcttctagcttttattcgactagaatagattttgttattattattgaacccacttcaatgagtttttttttttcaaatgcatgttctataagacagaaacaattgtaaatattaaaacattgtactattattacctaaatatcgtttatttacgattatttgggtatcgtatatttataaaaacaatatctaatgttgcctttggaaacttaaaacattcttgcagtaagaaaatacgcctcttctttgacaggcgttccgttccattcagacaacttattaagaacggtttttcaacattaaaaaataaacgtgttataatacttataatgatgaagaggtaagtaataaaatatgaatatgcatatttttcgtattcgtacattaacagtaggtttttatgttgattacgacgtttaaaggaaactaatattaacactcatcaataagtagtcatgaattggaacaagtaaaaatttaaaaaaattggaaaagtaaaaagcactagttcgcgaaaaccaactttccgcatgctaaacagccacgaaaagtagcactttttgagcaactgtttTGAAAAATAACTATAGCTTGGCCAGAGAAAGGTGATATTgacttttaatttcatttctttatatgtggctttccacagagaagggtccttatgcttcatctgCCATAAGAACGTTTCTATCAGAATATCTGGTGAAATTTAAGATGGAAACGTCCTTATTGCTCTTGAGCCAGGCCAGCCACATATTATGAAAATAGTTCGAGATATTTCCCTGACAAAATTGAAAAGTAGAGGTAGTTCCATTCAGAAGAAATCATGAAACATGGCATGCACGTATTTAGCTCATGCAGCTACCTACCTCAGGTACCTACAAAAAACgtagaaatgttttttttttgtatcaacACAAACTGcctgtacctacttacatgCTGCATGCCGAGAATCATGCATTTTTTCGGAAGGGACTTTAGATTACAAGTACAATTTTCTACAGTTGTCAAATAGCAGGTTTACTGGCACTGTTTTGATGCGTATTCAAGTAatctaagtatttaattttaaccgATTATTTCCATGCTATTAACCGATCTTGCAAGAAagtggaatggaatggaatggccattaattttaaaattgttcaaaaaatgaaattatttttcatttttgttaaAGAATAAATGAAAGGTTTCACCTATATTTGTTTATATTCTTTTCTTTTACTATCTCTACTCTTTTATACTCTTGCTACCCagtcaatatttatttagtataatttcTGTTAGATAGAGGGATACAGTAAGGACTGTTtcgtttataataaatacaactTTACTCAACCGtttttttgtattacatttttaattaaaaattacacatgtgTTTAACTAGTATCATTGAGCGTTTCTATCGACCCGCTCTAGTGATAGTTCAACGTCATGAGTCCGTTAGGCATTGGTTTTTAGGTCATTCTTTTAGCTGTCTCCCTCATTTCGTGAGCGTCAGGATGGCAGGTGGACCTCTGCAATTTCAACgacatatttataaacatattttaccttcagtgtacctttaataaaaaccagtGAACCTCTCTATAAAACGagctatttgtttatttaacaaaaaaggtccacccgccattctaacgtcaggatggcgggtggacctacGAAACCTTGCAACTAAAAGTATGCAGTTATATTGTACCTTTAGTGTACCTGAACCATCCTGACGCTCACCTCATTTCGCTTGCATCAGAAATTGAAGGGAATCCAAAACGTGGGGTGAAAAatcgtttttatgtaaaaagtaaaattcacCAGCGCATTTATTCCGCAGTTGGTCAATTGAGCAATCATGAAGAGGACATGCACTTAGATAACATGTTTAGGCAGCATAGCTATTAACCTATTGTTTCTTTAAATCGTACCAAGGAGTCAGTGAAATAGTTTCAAATAAAGCTCGATACTGTTGATAGGCTTGTCCGAAATGTATTTGCAAGACGATATATTATTGAAAGCGTCATAAAgtccctaaaataaaataaataaaaccttataTCAGATATGGCTTAAAAATACCCTCAGATCAAACCCTTAGaacatagtaatacaaaataatgcaCACATGTCAATAGTTAGACCAGGTTATAtctgtatttattataattattataaacgaTACAGTCCTTATATAAGTACATGTTTTAGTGCGGTTAGTACTCAGAATCACGATTCGATGGCCAGGCTCTAGTTGATCCGACTGGAATGGCAATTGCTGGTTTTcgcattaaggcggttccctgagccagaaggcgaaaaatctcattatatgatcatgtttttctaagaggcgttgatattcgtagacgtggaaaaaatatatgtagttcttgactatattatctttaacaacattgcttccgatacacgaattatgaaacttcgctcgatacaattaattcccaaagtaacctctaactctgacttttaatcctactttactcggttatttattatgtgatactataaacaaagaaagaagaaaaaacaattttaacttaaacagtaatttcatagctttagaatttcgatattgtacggtaacatttttaaaataaataaaaaccgacaaaattcgatcaaaattgacacttggcgtgtatgttctttcccgttctttcttgcgaaatgtgacaaagacagcggcaaaccgatggaacggccttaagagccaacaggagtggtcatttctccatacaaacgtactcgactgtttcctccgtggtttttgaagctagatcaatgattttttcaacacagattaatattgtcaatatctgtgtcggtgtgttttgctttttttgatatttttgttttttaaggcgctagagcccttcacacatggccaaaaatggcctcactgactatgccgcaatgagaggcgtggtattcaaaactggtatcaattagccaaaaaatcaaaacagtccgacacagacaatttcataatcatttagatttccaaatttggttacgattggttaagttttggaggaggaaacagtcgagtacaaaacctcgatttttgagatttttacgcaggatttttcgcctaagctgcagttgttcttatcgcactaattttaggggcggggtcaagtttctaaatacgtacacagacagaaaagtgatgggcaatagtcgacattaaatgtcgataatctagtgatgtgataagatcgataaaccttttcaaagtcgcgatttgcctcttagtaggcgaagtaagtaaagtgagtatgcactttggcctcaggggatatcgtttaacactatttattattccttggttcatacaaagctgagctgacgcactagctatgagattaagtcctggtaacccgcgaaaaagggaggggaagtcggcttctgcggtccagtttgcttctatttctacatatctgttgctatgagatcaaatttggtataattattgtgtaaattagggacgaataatttattttagaaataatagtttcacattttcatacacaaatctgaatatatgaacgaaacattaaaatcatatataatttttggtcactgatttgctctttagaagcaaattgtggtgatttgcactaaaaattaattacacaatttagtccatttattcgttatttagaaaagtatcagttctaagtacgtattaatacatttgattgtaaaaagaattagtaatactttggttaaaatattgttttatattttacaattttcactattattctaaaatttattttaaataaagtattacttttattaaatcgtttatgacgtgatcttattaagtatgtatatgaaaagggctccacgaggcgaaatactttttacgccaattattttcttttttttttatttacaacaaagacgaaagttcgagaaaaatgtggttacttaataattgcctaacttgttgaaaaaataactttacatactATCAACTGGGGTGGTGTGGTGTGATGACCTCCCCGAGCGGGAGACAGGGGGAAGTTTGGGTGGGCTTCGGCCCGCCCAAAGGTCCGTCTGTCTCCTCTGGTCCACCCTGGGCAACGTCACTAGCGACTGGCATTCGTGCCTCTTTCTAGTCACGGCTAACATCCACACTGGTGTTGTCAGCAGGAGTGGGTTACTGCTGACAACCTACACACAACCCACCTGTGCTAGGACCTGCACAGTTGAGCGCCGTAAGCAAGGATGACGGGATCCTGGCGATTGAGCCATTGCCAACCCGCGTGGCAACACGTCTGCTTCGGCCCGAATTTCGGGCGAAACGGTGGC
It encodes:
- the LOC134745946 gene encoding uncharacterized protein LOC134745946 produces the protein MSSSKPYATITEQPAGKSQRFRYLSEVDGARSVGSIPGVSSTAERRTYPTIRVHGHKGPFVVLLSLLNPHNNLVHPHSITGSDPRYTCRHGVIFVISDEPEVVFKNIGILCVKGKTEKDVKSALKSRKEMNIDPFGAGFSHIYDHRQINFTAVRLCFQVFLPGLNWTPADRMDLLKYDRGLAPVASDVVYDAKKLNDLKIVHVTTIAGPLTGGAEMTLLCDKYTGQNPDVVFDDGRGWSQTAPAQIYHKQLAIVFKAPPYREERDPRSPDYLQVQVYLQQCSERGVLRSQPATVKYILSEKNGPLQFPKPTQLEKPRISLKQIRMHRQSPGSPEDSHQKRGRNSKEDHITSQTDVKSDHTASGQADVGGRADAIPLFDPENPELLTQEWINNIDLLGFKYNWSDTVKAFYMQKRLTGIAKDWLSSIRHSDNLTWPEWKDKLLEAFPSRRVSYLDLLHRRSKMIIEDKSKIKANRVHEINAKRAYACLIEGWPLQMKTPAHWGHYDNGYDTQHSLHPDYLYLADREDPRINAPQIRPINLNKADHKFGMSRYDAISPDEERRGSCCCNDDKACMLNRCSTIRQNEMRPSCIIQRNQIPVDRSWHQPCSTLTSSSSSPSIANPAPDYSNDQDSREPKNLTV